The proteins below come from a single Stomoxys calcitrans chromosome 1, idStoCalc2.1, whole genome shotgun sequence genomic window:
- the LOC106092457 gene encoding protein scylla has product MKMEILAVQQLYHPSDFAGLGSNKVKDWTSPLTPPPEASTQATTNLPYNQTNTINKMKSSINNQKNRRLSESQNKRNTPAVVATNQKPLASNTNKAIHNSSSSSSKTHNNVYYSEDFDATAINDLSLRLLDELRAAKSRHLSCTEVSLPCDLTPRIAAEILRLSEREPCGLRGCTVYIEFEDEPNNSRRIASLKLDKETVSTFEIYLTLRQDHRGWAALLPQFMKGLSRTITISPEFNITKNKLYSPLTSSGYMYTSSKAISTPTA; this is encoded by the exons atgaaaatggaaattttagccGTACAACAGTTATACCATCCATCCGACTTTGCGGGTTTGGGGTCTAATAAAGTAAAAG ATTGGACTTCACCCCTAACACCCCCACCAGAGGCCAGTACCCAGGCCACCACCAATTTACCATACAATCAAACGAACACCATCAATAAAATGAAAAGCAGTATTAACAATCAAAAGAATAGACGTTTATCGGAAAGCCAGAATAAGCGTAACACTCCAGCGGTGGTAGCTACTAATCAAAAACCCTTGGCTAGCAACACCAATAAAGCCATACACAATAGCAGTAGTAGCAGCAGCAAAACTCACAACAACGTCTACTACAGTGAAGACTTCGATGCTACGGCCATTAATGATTTGTCCCTACGTTTACTGGATGAACTAAGAGCTGCTAAAAGTCGTCATTTGTCGTGCACCGAAGTCTCATTACCCTGTGATCTCACACCACGCATTGCAGCTGAGATTCTACGCCTGTCCGAAAGGGAGCCCTGTGGCCTGCGGGGCTGCACCGTTTACATTGAATTCGAAGATGAGCCAAACAATTCCAGACGCATTGCCTCGCTCAAATTGGATAAGGAAACCGTATCTACATTTGAGATCTATTTGACACTGCGTCAGGATCATCGTGGTTGGGCTGCTCTCTTGCCACAATTCATGAAGGGTCTGTCGCGCACCATCACCATAAGTCCCGAATTCAATATCACAAAGAACAAGCTTTACTCTCCCCTGACGAGCAGTGGCTATATGTATACCAGTTCTAAGGCTATATCAACACCCACCGCATAA